The region CAAGTTGACCATCCCTGCTGATGGAGAGATAAAAAGGAAGATCctgttcctttctgcttttgtgcagTGTGATAGGCATCTCTGGCTGACTTTGACTGCTTCCACTGCTCTGCCCATGTGCTCTGGTCTGGTTCAAGCCTTGTTGCTggcaccaggcagggctgccagaTCTAGCATACCCAAGAACCAGTGGTCTTCTTTGCACCTTAGAGACCCTTAGAGGGTGatgggcaggaggcagggcCCATGCCACCTCCTTGCCAACCCATCAGGGCCAACCCCTGGCACACAGCTGGCTCTCCTGGGGTTGGGAGGTGGCCAGCCTTCAGGGCTGCTAAGGTGCCATCAGCCCTGGGAGTGTTGTCTGGGTGCAGACCTCCTGTGGGAGGAGGTGCAAAGCTGCCCTCGCCATCtgaggcagcagggccagggatgGGCAGCACAGGAGGGCTCTGCCCAGGGTTGCCAAGGCAATGCCCATCTCAGGCTGGCTGTCAGGGTGGCCTTGCCAGGTTTAGGGGAGTTTGGCAACAACTGAGAGAGAATCCTGCTGGGAAGCATCGAGTTTCTGGATGCCAAGAAAGAGCGAGCCCATCCTTCAGTGCTTATAAAGACAACTGTCAGGCTGCCCCTCTGTTGCCCTTTGTGCATGGCCTTGGAATACCAAGTAGGCAGACTTGTTACCTTTCCAAATTTAGGGGAAGGGAAGTTGAAAGGAGAGTTTTTACACAGCACTAAGCCAGCAAaggggcagctcagcagcattCACAACTTCCAGGGGATGGAGGGTCCTTCCCCACCTTGAGAGGAGGACAAGACTGATCAGCTGGCCCCTTCCCAGCATCACAGCTTCCATCAAACCCAAGCACCTGTTTTTCCACAGCCTTGCAAAACTCTAAATAGTTTTACATTTACTCGCTTTTCATCCTCCACAGTGTGATCATTTCCCCTGAGCTTTCTACAGTTTCTGGATGTCACCCAAGAGACCTATCTCACTGAAATGTAACAAAAAGGAGAATTTTCCTGAGAAATCCATAATGGTATCAGCAGACTTTGACAGAGTAGTGATTTCAGTGCAAGGTGTTAACAGTTTAGCTAAGGGGCATTTGTGTGAGGACACTCAGTTGCCCTCAGTTACTCAAAAAATGTATTAACTCGAATCTTTAAATACCTGGTTACTGcgtaaaagaaaaaacaaacgAGCCCACAGAGGCAAGGATGGGAATGCCTGGGCTAAGGGCGCGGGTGATGCcaggagggaaggcagggctgtgcagggcagtcACCCTGCCCGGGCTGCTGGGGGTGCAAACAaacccccccgccccccctcaGCCCGGTGTGCGTCAGGGTGTGAACAGCCCCACGGCCTGGGCCTGCCCGCCTTGCACAACAGGCAGCTTCGTGTACCTGCTTGTTGCAAAGGGCTCAGTAAAcactctgctttccctgctgcctgctctggggcCTCAGGCCGGGCTCAGAGAGGGGCTCAGGGCTcggtgctgcagccctggagcaAGGGATGAGCCTGGGCTTTGGTTCCTGTCATTCCCTGGATAGGTCCTACAGCTCCCGCCTCTGGCAGGGCTCTGAGATAAATCACTGTCATTCAACCTGCTGTTTGCTGTCCAAAAGCTCTCCCCAGGCACAGCTCCAGAGGAGGCTCACTCCTTTGGGCTTCAAATTCCCAAATGAAgttcctgcttcctcctggtGTAAGTTGAGGCTGAGTCACCGGAAGGGACAGGGCACCTGCCTCCAGCACAGGTTGACACTGTCTCTTCCAGCTTCATTTTGCCATTCCTGCAAGCAGCAATGCTGATGGATACAAGCAGAAATGCTCTCCTCATTCCCAGAAAAACACCCATGGCAGAGCACGTGTTTTCCTATAAAAAATGAGCTCTGGCTTCAGCCAAGATTAATTGCTGAAGCCCCAGGTCCTGTGAACCAAACAGGTTTTCCATTTCCTCACACACCTTTAAGTCCAAAAAATACATCAGTTGTTAGGACTTTGTTATTGCAAACTTGTGAGCAGCTTGAATGAAAGATGATCTAAATATGTGTCtgcatgtatatataaatatacatatgaTATATACCTCCTCCTTcttatacatgtatatatgagaagaagaaagcacGTTGAAGCCTCCAGGCTTGGTCACAATTTACATGCCATTTCTTACAGCTGTTGTAGGCATCTTCTGGAAGGGCTACAACTATTGCTTTCCATGAAACAAAATGTCTATGTTGGAAATGatgtgaaaaagtatttttgaggGAAGCATGGAGAATTTCTGAGATGGAGCCATTTGGCTCCGTTTAGTATTTCTGTCTTAAAATCCACCTTGGATTGGAAGGGTTCTGGAAGCCTCCCAGGGGAGCTCTTCACTCCATCCTTCAGCAATGCATCCCAAACTTGACTAAGAGTCCCCAGAGGGAGAACACCAAACCACTCTCAGATGTCCACATGTTCAGGACCTTGCCAATGAGAGCACTGCAcacagcagcctgctgcaggttctgtgccaggctggggtAGCTGATCTGGACTCAAGAGCAATTTGACCGGTATCGATTCCAAAAGTTGCAGAAAGCTTCAGACCTGTTTTGTCCTGCTTCTGACAAAGTTCAAGAGGGTGGATGCATATATATCTTATTttattgctctgttttctttacaaCTCCGAAAGGATCTGTTCTCAAATCAAAGTACACATTGTTTACGTAGGACGAGCCTTCACTGGGCTGGAAGTGTGGGATTTCAGTCACATTTCATGAATGTCTTTTGCAGACTCGTTTGCAAGCTGGACAAGGATATGGAAATACACTCAACTGTGTTCTCACTGTGTACAGAAATGAGTCTGTAAGTACTTTATCTTACTTAAAATGTGCTGGTAGAAAATGTAAAtagatatataaatacacaaagCAATTATACAAAATCGCTGTTGACACCAGCAGTTACATGAAGACCAATAAAGTTGGTGCAactgaggctgcagagccctACAGCCTTCTCTGGCTTCACTCTAAGGTAACTCTCTTGGTTAGTCCTCCAGGGATAAGACAGATCCCTGGTGTGGAGTGATAAGTGGCACTGCCCATGGCTCTGCATGGGTTGGGTGTTACACCCACAGTGGCTGGTTTGCCTGTACCTGCTGGCAAAGCCCTGCCAGAGGTATTCTGCTGACTTTGGTGATGCCAGGGAAGAAACTGGCCATAAGAGGGCCTTTTACATGGGTTCCTGTGCTTTCAGCCTGTCCCATGTTCTGCACAGTCCTGGCAAGTCTTTAGCAGTATGAGTTAATTTTCATTTGCTCAGCACAAGTGAACAGCTGGTTCCAGGAGGGACTTGCTACTTGAGTTTGCTTGATGGACACGCTGGGGTTGATGCTGCTCAGCCCCATTTGCTCTCTCATCTCCTGCTCCCTTTCCCGGGCAGGTGGCTGGTTTTTTCAAAGGCCTGTCCTTCCCACtggccagctctgctgtctaCAACTCCCTGGTATTTGGTGTCTTCAGCAACACACAACAGCTCCTCAGCCAGCTCCGTCATGGAGACCCATCTCACACCCCAGCGCTGGCTGATGTGGCTCTGGCCAGTGTGGTGGCAGGGTTTGTGTCCGTGGGCATTGGCACTCCTGTGGAGCTGGTGAAGATAAGGCTGCAGATGCAAACGCAGCCATATACCAAAGGTAGGAAGAGAATCAActcatttctcctttctctgtcaGTCTTCAATGTTTGACAAGAGCTACAGGACAATTTTGCTTGAagacccagctctctgctgccttGTGCCACCACAGCTGGGCTAAAGGTGCTTCCTCCAGCCTCAGGATGGACTGTCTCCTGAGCTTAAGGGGAGAGCAGAAATTTCACATGAACATTTGATAACCACTGGATTATTTGGAACAGGGCTACAGGTCCCCAGGCACAAGGCAAGGCAGGTCAAGAGGGGATGCTGGCAGGatagagtcatagaatcgttttggttggaaaagacctttaagatcaccaagtccaatcattgacctagcactgccaaggaCACCAATAAAcagtgtccctcagcaccacatctacacactGCTGGCTTCCACAGATCCAGCTTGGCATTAGATGTGGTTAAAATCTATGAAAATAGGGCACATAGCCTTACCCTCATTTGGAAATCCCCCAGGGCACACACCAGGAGACACGCAGGGCATCGGAGAAAAGTCTGTCCTGAGGTGTCTAAACATCTTTTAGAAACTGACCTAAGTTCTCTTccttaaaaactttttttcccacaCTACATGTGGAtcccagcaaaagaaaatgaatggcAGGGATTTCTGTTTGATGGCAGTGGGCTTTTGAGGGTTCTGGAGCAGTTATGACTGAAGTGATTACAGTGGTTgtatcttttaatattttttttcagcagacaCTAAACTAAACCCCACAGTTCCTGGCTTTCCCGTGTACCGAGGTCCAATCCACTGCTTTAGGACAGTCCTGCAGAAAGAAGGGATAGCAGGAATATATCGAGGTTCAGGAGCAATGCTCCTGAGGGATATTCCTGGATACTGCCTCTATTTCATCCCATACATGTGTTTCTGTGGGTGGATCACCCCCGAGGGATGCCTTTCCCCCAGTCCCTTCTCCATCTGGCTGGCAGGGGGTATAGCAGGTAAgcacttttgggtttttttccccccacaacACTGGAAAAATGAGGACAGGAAGGTTCCTGGGGATTGCTCAGGGACCATCACATCCTCCTGGTGACCAGGAGAGGACATGGGCCTGAACAACCTTCCTTCCCCAGGGGCAGGTCCCCTGGCACCATGACTGCACTTTATGACTTGACAAACTTTATGGAATCACGTTATCAGATCTTCATTTGGCTCAAAGTCATTGAGAAGGAAAGCAGCCAGCGCCTTCATCTCCCTGGATGTCTCCCAGCAGCCTACCTATCACACAGCCAGTGAGACATGGCAGCCAAGATGCCTCCAGAAGAGGACTTCAACCTGTTGGCTGCCCACCAGGAGGGTGTGCACCCTACCTGCATGCAGCA is a window of Apus apus isolate bApuApu2 chromosome 13, bApuApu2.pri.cur, whole genome shotgun sequence DNA encoding:
- the SLC25A48 gene encoding solute carrier family 25 member 48 isoform X3, which encodes MGSLQLQEFAAGLVGGTASVVVGHPLDTVKTRLQAGQGYGNTLNCVLTVYRNESVAGFFKGLSFPLASSAVYNSLVFGVFSNTQQLLSQLRHGDPSHTPALADVALASVVAGFVSVGIGTPVELVKIRLQMQTQPYTKADTKLNPTVPGFPVYRGPIHCFRTVLQKEGIAGIYRGSGAMLLRDIPGYCLYFIPYMCFCGWITPEGCLSPSPFSIWLAGGIAGAISWGTATPMDVMKSRLQADGVYLNKYKGTLDCIMQSYQSEGLKDSFHRGIVLTLQLD
- the SLC25A48 gene encoding solute carrier family 25 member 48 isoform X2, whose product is MGSLQLQEFAAGLVGGTASVVVGHPLDTVKTRLQAGQGYGNTLNCVLTVYRNESVAGFFKGLSFPLASSAVYNSLVFGVFSNTQQLLSQLRHGDPSHTPALADVALASVVAGFVSVGIGTPVELVKIRLQMQTQPYTKADTKLNPTVPGFPVYRGPIHCFRTVLQKEGIAGIYRGSGAMLLRDIPGYCLYFIPYMCFCGWITPEGCLSPSPFSIWLAGGIAGAISWGTATPMDVMKSRLQADGVYLNKYKGTLDCIMQSYQSEGLKCSPEDLKVSYSPEPNQQCGVGEG
- the SLC25A48 gene encoding solute carrier family 25 member 48 isoform X1; amino-acid sequence: MGSLQLQEFAAGLVGGTASVVVGHPLDTVKTRLQAGQGYGNTLNCVLTVYRNESVAGFFKGLSFPLASSAVYNSLVFGVFSNTQQLLSQLRHGDPSHTPALADVALASVVAGFVSVGIGTPVELVKIRLQMQTQPYTKADTKLNPTVPGFPVYRGPIHCFRTVLQKEGIAGIYRGSGAMLLRDIPGYCLYFIPYMCFCGWITPEGCLSPSPFSIWLAGGIAGAISWGTATPMDVMKSRLQADGVYLNKYKGTLDCIMQSYQSEGLKVFFRGITVNAVRGFPTSSAMFLGYELSLKAMKRDQTETNP